Proteins from a genomic interval of Diospyros lotus cultivar Yz01 chromosome 6, ASM1463336v1, whole genome shotgun sequence:
- the LOC127804958 gene encoding basic endochitinase-like yields the protein MRLLWALALCCVISLVGESAAQDIGSLISKDLFENMLKHRNDGNCQGKGFYTYEAFIAAAKSFGAFGTTGDVNTRKREIAAFLAQTSHETTGGWPTAPDGPYAWGYCFLKEQGNPPDYCVQNQQWPCAPGKKYFGRGPIQISYNYNYGPAGKAIGSDLLQNPDLVATDATISFKTAFWFWMTPQSPKPSCHDVITGKWTPSPADTAAGRVPGYGVTTNIINGGIECGKGANAQADNRIGFYKRYCDILGVSYGNNLDCNNQKPFA from the exons atgaggttGTTGTGGGCACTAGCTTTGTGCTGCGTTATCTCCCTGGTGGGAGAGTCGGCGGCCCAAGACATTGGTTCTCTTATCAGCAAAGACCTCTTCGAGAACATGTTGAAGCATCGCAATGATGGCAACTGCCAGGGCAAAGGGTTCTACACTTACGAGGCTTTCATAGCTGCCGCCAAATCCTTCGGAGCTTTCGGAACCACCGGAGATGTCAACACCCGCAAAAGAGAGATCGCCGCTTTTCTTGCTCAGACTTCCCACGAAACTACCG gtgggtGGCCGACTGCACCAGATGGCCCATATGCATGGGGGTACTGTTTTCTTAAAGAACAAGGCAATCCTCCTGACTACTGTGTTCAAAATCAACAGTGGCCTTGTGCTCCTGGCAAGAAGTACTTTGGACGAGGCCCTATCCAAATCTCATA CAACTACAATTATGGTCCAGCCGGGAAGGCCATAGGATCGGACCTGTTGCAGAACCCAGACCTCGTTGCAACCGACGCAACCATATCCTTCAAGACAGCCTTCTGGTTTTGGATGACTCCACAGTCACCGAAGCCTTCATGCCATGACGTCATTACCGGCAAATGGACCCCCTCTCCGGCGGATACAGCAGCCGGCAGGGTGCCTGGCTATGGGGTGACCACCAACATCATCAACGGCGGAATAGAATGCGGTAAAGGCGCTAATGCGCAGGCTGACAACCGGATTGGATTCTACAAGAGATACTGTGACATTTTGGGCGTGAGCTATGGAAACAATCTCGACTGCAACAACCAAAAGCCTTTTGCTTAG